From a single Bos indicus isolate NIAB-ARS_2022 breed Sahiwal x Tharparkar chromosome 11, NIAB-ARS_B.indTharparkar_mat_pri_1.0, whole genome shotgun sequence genomic region:
- the LOC109565633 gene encoding olfactory receptor 1J4-like, giving the protein MPLSQFLFCIKLNSWLVIPSLYMVIPFIFGVFAGQCRQTLTYSRRERTHLYMPAAIKICFFHCPFIPIRQERSMKRENQSSMSEFLLLGLPIRPEQQGVFFALFLGVYLTTVLGNLLILLLIRLDPRLHTPMYFFLSHLALTDISFSSVTVPKMLINMQTQGQSIPYAGCVTQMYFFLFFTGLDDFLLTSMAYDRYMAICHPLHYTIVMGQGLCTLLVTVSWILSCANALCHTLLLTQLSFCADLSIPHFFCDLGALLKLSCSDTSLNELAIFTAGVAVIILPLVCILISYGRIGATILKVPSTKGICKALSTCGSHLSVVSLYYGTIIGLYFFPSSSTSRDKSTIASVMYTVVTPLLNPFIYSLRNRDMKEALERLLHKAKVLSQSHLLVFIAAMSVHKTSDPTSLDLSPAWNKYSVNV; this is encoded by the coding sequence ATGCCACTGAGCCAGTTTCTCTTCTGTATCAAACTCAATTCTTGGTTGGTAATTCCCTCACTATACATGGTAATACCATTCATCTTCGGGGTTTTTGCAGGGCAATGCAGACAGACACTAACATATTCACGAAGAGAAAGGACTCATTTATATATGCCTGCTGCAATCAAAATATGCTTCTTTCACTGTCCTTTCATTCCCATAAGACAGGAGAGGAGCATGAAGAGGGAGAATCAGAGCAGCATGTCCGAGTTCCTCCTCCTGGGACTTCCCATCCGGCCAGAGCAGCAGGGCGTGTTCTTTGCCCTGTTCCTGGGCGTGTACCTGACCACAGTGCTGGGCAACCTGCTCATCCTCCTGCTCATCAGGCTGGACCCTCgcctgcacacccccatgtacttcttcctcagccaCTTGGCCCTCACTGACATCTCCTTTTCATCTGTCACTGTCCCTAAGATGCTGATCAACATGCAGACTCAGGGTCAATCCATCCCCTATGCAGGGTGCGTAACACAgatgtattttttcctattttttactGGTCTGGATGATTTTCTGCTCACTTCAATGGCCTATGATCGGTACATGGCCATCTGCCACCCTCTCCACTACACCATCGTCATGGGACAGGGGCTGTGCACCTTACTAGTAACTGTGTCCTGGATTCTCTCCTGTGCCAATGCCCTGTGTCACACCCTCCTCCTGACCCAACTGTCCTTTTGTGCTGACCTCAGCATCCCCCATTTCTTCTGTGACCTTGGTGCCCTGCTGAAGCTCTCTTGCTCAGACACATCCCTCAATGAGCTGGCCATTTTCACAGCAGGAGTGGCCGTCATCATCCTCCCACTAGTATGCATCCTGATCTCTTATGGACGCATCGGGGCCACCATTCTGAAGGTCCCCTCCACCAAGGGGATCTGCAAAGCATTGTCCACATGTGGCTCTCACCTCTCTGTTGTGTCTCTGTATTATGGAACAATTATTGGActgtattttttcccctcatccAGCACCTCCAGGGACAAGAGCACCATTGCCTCTGTGATGTACACAGTGGTCACTCCACTGCTGAACCCCTTCATTTATAGCCTAAGGAACAGGGACATGAAGGAGGCCCTGGAGAGACTCTTGCACAAGGCAAAAGTCTTGTCTCAATCACATTTGCTAGTCTTTATAGCAGCCATGAGTGTTCACAAAACCTCAGATCCTACATCCCTAGATTTGAGCCCAGCATggaataaatattcagtaaatgtttga